The Zingiber officinale cultivar Zhangliang chromosome 10A, Zo_v1.1, whole genome shotgun sequence genome contains a region encoding:
- the LOC122026759 gene encoding MAP7 domain-containing protein 1-like — MAWKYCGAVGQSWPGGYSLTLDPPQSGQQLSLLPALPHTPLLLRLPPRAEVEVVIQPAVRPASPNPYRGRPAASRSAPTPAEEDSPGDHPNPAPTEPVPEQPPAPPGADAGPSQSSSFARHRYRTTIPSEAAIARQPDAPTSLLMMKGCLGSLWAESMDQMGGAPPLVQMDSKELRERVSELELQLNDPAQASYALRAEIQALTNQTDRQKRSLIQVKDELQAMREERTASEAGYQQQLAHQAQEIRSKDTLLQERGERLEVQAAQLETQAAELRALKAELSQSRAALSGAGARFSATIPYTAAGVIRFQPGRYLLANFADEI, encoded by the exons ATGGCCTGGAAATACTGCGGCGCGGTCGGGCAATCTTGGCcaggaggctactccctcaccTTGGATCCGCCTCAGTCGGGGCAGCAACTCAGCCTGCTCCCAGCCCTGCCTCACACGCCGCTTCTCCTCCGCCTGCCGCCTCGAGCCGAGGTCGAGGTTGTGATCCAACCGGCCGTCCGGCCAG CCTCTCCCAACCCTTACAGGGGAAGACCAGCTGCGTCCCGCTCTGCCCCTACTCCTGCAGAGGAAGACAGCCCAGGCGATCATCCGAACCCCGCGCCAACTGAGCCCGTTCCCGAACAacctcctgctcctcctggtGCTGACGCCGGCCCTTCTCAATCTTCCTCCTTCGCCCGCCATCGTTACAGGACCACCATCCCCTCTGAAGCTGCAATAGCTCGGCAGCCTGACGCCCCCACGAGCCTTTTGATGATGAAAGGCTGCCTCGGCagtttgtgggcagagagcatggaTCAAATGGGTGGTGCGCCTCCATTAGTCCAGATGGACAG caaagaactccggGAGAGAGTCTCCGAATTAGAGCTGCAACTGAACGACCCTGCCCAAGCCAGTTATGCTTTGCGAGCGGAGATTCAGGCCCTAACCAATCAGACCGACCGTCAGAAACGATCCCTGATACAGGTGAAAGATGAGCTCCAAGCCATGAGGGAGGAGAGAACTGCATCTGAGGCGGGTTATCAGCAACAACTAGCCCACCAAGCTCAAGAGATACGGTCCAAAGATACCCTTCTGCAGGAGAGGGGCGAGAGATTGGAGGTTCAGGCAGCTCAACTGGAGACTCAAGCAGCTGAACTGAGGGCTCTGAAAGCAGAACTGTCCCAGTCTCGAGCGGCTCTGTCGGGA gctggggcacgcttcTCTGCGACCATACCATACACGGCGGCCGGGGTTATCC GCTTCCAGCCTGGCCGCTATTTGCTCgcgaatttcgctgatgaaatctag